In one Pseudothermotoga sp. genomic region, the following are encoded:
- a CDS encoding LptF/LptG family permease — protein MTILIKYLFRLSLGPLLIGLGGFIVFVSVEILYQLSDLIVRHRVSFFVLLRILYYYLPYFTALGVPVGILLAVFWVLSKLSSDRELMAMQVHGISLKVLIVPFLLLGVILSCVAYLLNDRVVPEFNQKADQVLSKYVYRKPEVFISENVLTKVDDNQYFYVKKYDRQNGVLENVVLFRNDPAEEEIITARRVTKEGNKWFMYDGRMYKVDKEGFLRLDVNFSKVELDLKQDIESILRTGKTPRDMKSEELRERINTLKKLGIDPAPWIVELHTRYSIALGPIIIALVGVPLSLMFNLKSKSWGVIITFVLVVLYQGSGAWVSAMGKERLMDPVLAAWLPNLGFGLVGAVLFIFLDTPLSYRLRELLTRFLVIFFVIFLFSQSHAATMQLKATNMSFEKGKVIVSGSVEVSYGDVVIQCSTLTIFLNDSNEAEKILAEGNVLYSRKDTQIKAHQLYYVFSEKLALVIQPRGKTLFTDEEKVKHQLFFAAKSSYMKDDYGEFQTSYLTTCELEEPHYRLQATSVEIKENDYLVAHNVVLFVFNVPTVYLPVYFVSLSEGPQPFSVKFGYSKNEGFNLESVYNVTYPNGSVSASVGYREKGDNAGNYSKLAMNYKRNEWELSMSSYTLERPSGLDYELNGVLSIPSLYSKLRAYFSDDRFSFEQTFNPAKDFVVQNSVNRTRTSTRWILPSVSIKKFTVSKDPFSLTINSLQHNSSVSYSEGNLFDHLDEIYTFGRYDVGMQWKLPEVFKQFDLSLSGSYELSGTSITQNYSRNYFQLDTNLPFKTALLRGGWFDLSFDSSLRAGFWLAHGKNAEYLLSQRTITNFTLKPVDFFSVSLGYQNRASMNNILYAGFSDFSDLSKTTFSTTLKIPTSSVEFSTGYDLIQYKWDDLLIKTNSTFDIFSFRWTVYTETVYQIEQEKFHKTDWKINLGYGSFNHETSFTYRYDKTPHVDILENKLSVRGQNFLFMSRPDLAVNYTLNVQPLSLLTVQAKGSFYTGSARHSFSMAYTQSSYRLRASYELSSFDPSIQVSFSGTLKPFSVNSLELTLSKDLHCWGLVFETSFSTIGKFSLEKLSFKFFIKEFPKKSFSFDPITGSVGADIF, from the coding sequence TTGACGATACTGATTAAATATTTATTCAGACTCTCTTTGGGTCCTCTGTTGATAGGTCTTGGAGGTTTCATCGTCTTCGTCAGCGTGGAGATACTCTACCAATTGTCAGATTTGATCGTGAGGCACAGGGTGAGTTTCTTCGTGCTTCTCAGGATCTTATACTATTATCTACCTTACTTCACAGCCCTCGGTGTACCTGTTGGGATACTGCTCGCCGTGTTCTGGGTCCTTTCAAAGCTTTCCAGTGACAGAGAGTTGATGGCTATGCAGGTGCACGGCATCTCGTTGAAAGTGTTGATCGTTCCTTTTCTTCTTCTCGGTGTGATACTCAGCTGTGTAGCTTATCTTTTGAACGATAGGGTGGTACCGGAGTTCAACCAGAAGGCAGATCAAGTACTCTCAAAGTATGTTTACAGAAAGCCAGAAGTTTTCATCAGTGAGAACGTTCTGACCAAGGTGGACGATAATCAGTATTTTTATGTGAAAAAGTATGACAGGCAAAACGGCGTATTGGAGAACGTAGTTCTTTTCAGAAACGATCCTGCCGAAGAGGAAATAATCACGGCGCGTCGTGTCACCAAAGAAGGAAACAAATGGTTCATGTACGATGGACGCATGTACAAAGTGGATAAAGAAGGTTTTCTGAGGCTCGATGTGAATTTTTCGAAGGTGGAACTGGACCTCAAACAAGATATAGAGTCCATTTTGAGAACCGGTAAAACACCTAGAGACATGAAGAGTGAGGAACTGAGAGAGAGGATCAACACACTCAAGAAACTCGGTATAGATCCGGCCCCTTGGATAGTGGAACTCCACACTCGTTATTCGATCGCTCTCGGTCCGATCATAATAGCGCTCGTGGGGGTCCCATTATCTTTGATGTTCAATTTGAAGAGCAAATCTTGGGGTGTCATAATCACCTTCGTATTGGTCGTTCTCTATCAAGGTTCTGGTGCTTGGGTCAGCGCTATGGGGAAAGAAAGGCTCATGGATCCAGTGCTAGCGGCATGGTTGCCAAATCTGGGTTTTGGACTCGTAGGAGCTGTTTTATTCATTTTCCTCGATACACCTCTCAGCTATAGATTGAGAGAACTCTTAACGAGGTTTTTGGTGATATTCTTCGTGATCTTCCTCTTTTCACAGAGCCACGCAGCAACTATGCAACTCAAGGCTACCAATATGAGTTTCGAAAAGGGGAAAGTAATCGTTTCAGGTTCTGTAGAGGTTTCTTATGGAGACGTTGTGATCCAATGCTCAACGCTCACGATTTTTTTGAACGATTCGAACGAGGCCGAGAAGATTCTCGCTGAGGGTAACGTTTTGTACAGCAGGAAAGACACACAAATAAAGGCTCATCAACTTTACTACGTTTTTTCTGAAAAACTCGCGCTCGTCATACAACCAAGAGGTAAAACTCTCTTCACGGACGAAGAAAAAGTCAAGCATCAACTGTTCTTTGCTGCAAAGTCTTCCTACATGAAGGATGATTATGGAGAATTTCAAACGTCTTATTTGACCACGTGTGAACTTGAAGAACCTCATTACAGATTGCAGGCGACCAGCGTGGAGATAAAGGAGAACGACTATTTGGTTGCTCACAACGTGGTCCTATTCGTATTCAATGTTCCAACAGTTTATTTACCTGTCTACTTCGTTTCTTTGAGTGAGGGACCTCAACCGTTCTCAGTGAAGTTTGGTTACTCTAAAAACGAGGGATTCAACCTCGAAAGTGTTTACAACGTAACATACCCGAATGGGTCCGTCTCGGCGAGCGTTGGTTACAGAGAGAAGGGGGATAACGCTGGCAACTACTCTAAACTCGCGATGAATTACAAAAGGAATGAATGGGAACTGAGTATGAGCAGTTACACCTTGGAAAGACCTTCAGGCCTCGATTACGAACTGAATGGCGTGTTATCGATACCTTCTTTGTATTCAAAACTTAGAGCGTATTTCAGCGATGATAGATTCTCTTTCGAGCAAACTTTCAATCCTGCGAAAGATTTCGTGGTACAAAATTCCGTCAACAGAACGCGAACCTCGACCAGATGGATTTTACCGAGTGTATCGATAAAAAAATTCACCGTTTCGAAGGATCCTTTTTCGTTGACGATCAATTCTTTGCAGCACAATTCCTCGGTGAGTTATTCTGAAGGGAATTTATTCGATCATTTAGATGAGATCTACACCTTTGGCAGATACGACGTGGGGATGCAGTGGAAACTACCAGAGGTTTTCAAACAGTTCGATCTGTCCCTGAGTGGTAGTTATGAGTTGAGCGGGACCAGTATCACCCAGAATTATTCAAGGAACTATTTTCAACTCGATACGAATCTGCCTTTCAAAACGGCGTTGTTGCGCGGAGGATGGTTCGATCTTTCCTTCGATTCATCCCTCCGTGCTGGATTCTGGTTGGCTCACGGAAAAAATGCGGAATATCTTCTATCGCAACGGACTATAACGAACTTCACATTGAAACCTGTGGATTTCTTTTCTGTCTCCCTTGGCTATCAGAACAGGGCTTCGATGAACAACATTCTGTACGCTGGTTTCTCTGATTTCTCCGATCTTTCCAAAACCACTTTTTCTACAACTTTGAAAATACCAACGAGCAGCGTGGAATTCTCGACAGGTTACGATCTGATTCAGTACAAATGGGATGATCTTTTGATCAAGACCAACAGCACGTTCGACATTTTTTCTTTCCGTTGGACCGTCTACACCGAAACAGTTTACCAGATTGAACAAGAAAAGTTCCACAAAACGGATTGGAAGATAAATTTGGGTTACGGTTCATTCAACCATGAGACCAGCTTCACATACAGATACGACAAGACACCACACGTAGACATCTTAGAAAACAAGCTGAGCGTGAGGGGGCAAAACTTTCTTTTCATGAGCAGGCCGGATCTGGCTGTGAATTACACTTTGAATGTGCAACCTTTAAGTCTTTTGACCGTACAAGCGAAGGGTTCTTTCTACACTGGCTCGGCCAGGCATAGCTTTTCCATGGCGTACACCCAGAGTTCTTACAGATTGAGAGCTTCCTACGAACTTTCGAGCTTCGATCCGAGCATCCAGGTTTCCTTTTCAGGCACGTTGAAGCCGTTCTCAGTCAATTCTCTCGAATTGACATTGTCCAAAGATTTACACTGTTGGGGTCTGGTCTTCGAGACGAGTTTTTCAACGATTGGTAAATTCAGCCTCGAAAAATTGTCGTTCAAATTTTTCATAAAGGAGTTTCCCAAAAAGAGTTTTTCGTTCGATCCGATCACGGGTTCTGTGGGAGCGGATATATTCTGA